In Procambarus clarkii isolate CNS0578487 chromosome 50, FALCON_Pclarkii_2.0, whole genome shotgun sequence, one genomic interval encodes:
- the LOC123748251 gene encoding LOW QUALITY PROTEIN: arrestin homolog (The sequence of the model RefSeq protein was modified relative to this genomic sequence to represent the inferred CDS: deleted 1 base in 1 codon) yields MTEAIKVFKKSSPNGKITAYLCRRDFVDNLTRVSPVEGAVVVDGDYLRDRKVFARISLTYRYGREEDEVMGLNFSKEYELVKLEVTPPGGTEVWPAGGTMARLLEKLGEAAARPFTLLLPKDTPPSVTLEPGAEGTSKKLGVIYELMLYVAENAEDQPHRRNSVTLAVRKIQRAPDKPSGRQPQILVSKGFTLHPGKLRLEVYLDRDLYYHGQSLEPHVSILNASKKTVKYILHQVVQHVEITMTNTNFSRIVASIESRDGCPIIPNSSFSRTIALTPLACRAFGVALDGQIQDKDATLASSTIMSASRSASDALGIIVSYSLRVRLNCGALGGELVAEIPFKLMHPDPYSSQEAYKSVDSLEFEEFSVLRRGRSISDELED; encoded by the exons ATGACGGAAGCCATCAAGGTCTTTAAGAAATCCTCTCCCAATG GCAAGATCACAGCGTACCTATGTCGACGGGACTTCGTGGACAACCTCACCCGGGTCTCTCCCGTCGAAGGCGCCGTCGTGGTGGACGGGGACTATCTCCGCGACAGGAAGGTCTTCGCTCGCATCTCCCTCACGTACCGCTACGGCCGCGAGGAGGACGAGGTCATGGGTCTCAACTTCAGCAAGGAGTACGAGCTGGTGAAGTTGGAGGTGACGCCGCCAGGGGGGACGGAGGTGTGGCCGGCGGGAGGGACGATGGCTAGG TTACTGGAGAAGCTTGGAGAGGCTGCAGCCCGTCCCTTTACCCTCCTGCTGCCCAAGGATACCCCTCCGTCTGTCACCTTAGAGCCGGGCGCCGAGGGCACG AGCAAAAAGCTTGGAGTTATCTACGAACTGATGCTCTACGTAGCTGAGAACGCCGAAGACCAACCCCACAGGCGTAACTCCGTCACCTTGGCGGTTCGCAAGATCCAGCGAGCGCCGGACAAGCCCAGCGGCCGCCAGCCACAGATCCTGGTAAGCAAAGGCTTTACCCTTCACCCCGGCAAGCTCCGCCTGGAGGTATACCTTGACCGTGACTTGTACTACCACGGCCAGTCCCTTGAGCCTCATGTGAGCATTCTCAACGCGTCTAAGAAGACGGTGAAGTACATCCTTCACCAGGTGGTGCAGCACGTGGAGATCACCATGACCAACACAAACTTTAGCCGCATTGTGGCTTCAATAGAATCCCGCGATGGCTGCCCCATCATCCCCAATAGCAGCTTTTCCAGGACAATTGCCCTGACGCCTCTGGCTTGCAGGGCCTTCGGAGTGGCCCTCGACGGCCAGATTCAAGACAAGGACGCCACCTTGGCCTCCTCGACGATCATGTCCGCAAGCAGGAGCGCCAGCGACGCTCTGGGCATTATCGTCTCCTATTCCCTGCGCGTCAGACTGAACTGTGGCGCCCTTGGAGGGGAGCTGGTAGCCGAGATCCCCTTCAAGTTAATGCACCCGGACCCTTACAGCAGCCAGGAGGCGTATAAGTCGGTGGACAGTCTCGAGTTCGAGGAATTTAGTGTTCTTCGTCGTGGGAGATCCATCTCAGACGAGCTCGAAGACTGA